The following are encoded together in the Nitrospira sp. genome:
- a CDS encoding alanine--glyoxylate aminotransferase family protein gives MHDFHAPRRLLLGPGPSAVHPRVLRAMSTPLIGHLDPLFLAVMNDIQTLLRRVFVTTHPFTIAVSGTGSAGMEAAIVNIVEPGDRVAVGVNGVFGTRLATIIERCGGNTIPIEVPWGQVIEPDSIAAMLQQSGPVKAVVLVHAETSTGAWQPVEPIGALCRQHNALLIVDAVTSLGGMPVEVDRWGIDVCYSATQKCLSCPPGLAPLTLSDRALSVVKTRRSPCHSWYLDLSLIADYWAEQSRAYHHTAPISMIYALREALRLVEEEGLPTRFARHQLNSRALAAGLMALGFNPLPPPDRRLPTLVCVTIPAHIDEAAVRAELLRRFGIEIGGGLGPLKGKVWRIGLMGESSTEANVLTLLNALEEIGIRSGWVSTPGAGLQAAAHTYSVGR, from the coding sequence ATGCACGACTTCCATGCCCCACGCAGGCTGTTATTGGGGCCTGGTCCCAGTGCCGTACACCCTCGGGTGCTACGTGCAATGTCGACTCCGCTGATCGGACATCTCGACCCGCTCTTCTTAGCCGTCATGAATGACATTCAAACGCTCCTCCGTCGAGTGTTTGTGACCACCCACCCCTTCACCATCGCCGTCTCAGGAACTGGATCGGCCGGTATGGAGGCTGCGATCGTCAACATCGTGGAACCAGGAGATCGTGTCGCTGTGGGAGTCAATGGTGTCTTCGGCACTCGACTCGCCACCATCATCGAGCGCTGTGGAGGAAACACCATTCCTATAGAAGTACCTTGGGGGCAGGTGATCGAACCGGACTCAATTGCGGCGATGCTCCAACAGTCCGGCCCTGTGAAAGCAGTCGTGCTCGTCCATGCTGAAACCTCGACGGGGGCCTGGCAACCGGTCGAACCGATCGGCGCCTTGTGTCGTCAACACAATGCGTTGTTGATCGTCGATGCCGTCACATCTCTTGGAGGGATGCCGGTTGAGGTCGATCGATGGGGTATCGACGTGTGCTACAGCGCGACGCAGAAATGTCTCAGTTGTCCGCCAGGTCTGGCTCCGTTGACGCTCAGTGACCGTGCCCTTTCTGTCGTGAAGACTCGGCGTTCTCCCTGTCACAGCTGGTACCTTGACCTGTCCCTTATCGCCGATTACTGGGCGGAACAGAGTCGTGCCTACCATCATACGGCACCGATTTCGATGATCTATGCACTACGAGAAGCCTTACGCCTCGTGGAGGAGGAAGGCCTTCCGACCAGATTTGCCCGTCACCAGTTGAACAGCCGTGCACTGGCCGCAGGATTGATGGCACTCGGCTTCAATCCATTGCCCCCTCCAGACCGACGGCTTCCGACATTGGTATGCGTGACCATTCCGGCTCACATTGATGAGGCCGCAGTCAGGGCTGAGTTACTCCGGCGTTTCGGGATCGAGATCGGTGGCGGGCTGGGACCGTTAAAGGGAAAGGTGTGGAGAATCGGGCTCATGGGAGAATCCTCGACGGAGGCGAATGTGCTGACCCTCTTGAACGCCCTTGAAGAAATCGGCATTCGAAGTGGATGGGTGTCGACCCCCGGCGCCGGACTGCAAGCAGCCGCTCATACCTATAGCGTAGGACGGTAG
- a CDS encoding CPBP family intramembrane metalloprotease, whose product MNEQTLAIGQLPGLPEAADSTVSQASPLPYSSRWSHFVSVICACILLASLAGILWLSLTVPKLQRFEEPDRALDLMVSRMMQAQDGLRRAPIWQQWVAEWTMDSQEEASRQAIRWYRELIATTDDPLAKLRLAILLGESEHNTEALTEAQSWHDRGTSAESFRQLIEAAYGMAPLSQARARDLQAMLAETLPIGWFYDHLAARIAQRTGDHALLTTVEAQSQMKEGQVQRWIRPLMIGELACLALGSMMLLGIMRLKGQRLNILQLHSPGVPPPWSGGTAAAVILRGGALGALMTIVFLSIPALNQGSLRVLAIPLANLPLLAIAYVHLLKPAGLDFWQGFGLRINRKDLGRLVCVIFAVVAAALWGEWVMGQAAEFLKLENHWTEWFDQELVWATPSMLAISLVEYVVLAPIFEELAFRGLLFAMLRRRFTFLPAALLSATIFALAHGYSLLGFISVLWSGFLWAWVYDRTGSLIPGMVAHAMNNLLVCLTVMALLR is encoded by the coding sequence ATGAATGAACAGACGTTAGCAATCGGACAGTTACCGGGGCTCCCAGAAGCCGCTGACTCCACTGTTTCACAAGCATCTCCACTCCCATACAGCAGTCGATGGTCGCATTTCGTGAGCGTGATCTGTGCCTGTATCTTGCTTGCTTCTCTTGCGGGGATTCTCTGGTTGTCCCTGACCGTTCCGAAACTTCAACGATTTGAGGAGCCAGACCGTGCGCTGGATTTGATGGTCAGTCGGATGATGCAAGCGCAAGATGGACTACGCCGTGCACCGATATGGCAACAATGGGTAGCGGAATGGACGATGGACAGTCAGGAAGAAGCTTCTCGTCAGGCCATTCGGTGGTACCGTGAATTGATTGCAACCACCGATGATCCGTTGGCAAAGCTGCGGTTAGCGATTCTTCTCGGTGAATCCGAACACAACACTGAGGCGCTTACTGAAGCCCAGAGTTGGCACGATCGCGGAACATCCGCCGAGTCCTTTCGACAACTGATTGAAGCGGCATATGGTATGGCTCCACTCTCACAAGCACGAGCGAGAGACTTACAAGCCATGCTGGCGGAGACGTTACCGATCGGGTGGTTTTACGATCATCTTGCTGCGAGGATAGCGCAACGGACTGGTGATCATGCGCTCCTGACCACCGTCGAGGCACAGAGTCAGATGAAGGAAGGGCAGGTTCAGCGATGGATTCGTCCGTTGATGATCGGCGAGCTGGCCTGTCTTGCTCTTGGGTCGATGATGTTGTTGGGAATCATGAGGTTGAAGGGCCAGCGACTGAATATACTTCAGCTTCATTCACCGGGCGTGCCTCCTCCGTGGTCTGGAGGGACGGCTGCCGCGGTGATTCTGCGCGGAGGCGCCTTGGGCGCACTCATGACCATCGTCTTCTTGTCTATACCTGCACTCAACCAGGGATCGTTGCGCGTACTGGCTATTCCTCTGGCGAATCTTCCGTTGCTGGCTATCGCCTATGTGCACTTGCTCAAACCGGCCGGCCTCGATTTCTGGCAGGGGTTCGGTCTCCGTATCAATCGTAAGGACCTCGGACGACTGGTGTGCGTCATCTTTGCCGTGGTCGCAGCCGCGCTCTGGGGTGAATGGGTCATGGGACAGGCCGCTGAGTTTCTGAAGCTTGAAAACCATTGGACAGAGTGGTTCGACCAGGAGTTGGTCTGGGCGACTCCGTCGATGCTGGCCATCAGCTTAGTGGAATACGTGGTCCTTGCCCCGATTTTTGAAGAGCTTGCGTTTCGTGGACTGCTTTTTGCGATGTTACGCCGCCGCTTCACCTTTCTTCCCGCCGCATTACTCAGTGCGACCATCTTTGCCCTGGCCCATGGCTACAGTCTGCTGGGATTTATCAGTGTTTTGTGGAGTGGATTCCTGTGGGCCTGGGTCTATGATCGAACAGGGAGTCTCATCCCCGGCATGGTGGCTCATGCTATGAATAACTTGCTGGTCTGTCTTACCGTGATGGCTCTGCTTCGTTGA
- a CDS encoding beta-propeller fold lactonase family protein yields the protein MKRLHPAWVLPCLFLASGCGDGGGSGGVGGLLGAIGGGGGEERTAGSIVYVTNSGANSVSGYTVNPTTGGLAAISGSPFSDIPTPSAIAVSANGLFVYIASSDKNTVTAFRVGTNGTLLFGDSTSGNPNSVSVGTTPRALAVSKDSQFLYVANSGSSDVSVFKIGTAGGLTLVAQTEGRSKPVGAGVSSPIALAITPNGRFLYVANSTSNTITAFQVDSSGLLTLLPQAGPSTNPISSGGTGLTALALSSNGQFLYVTNGTSSNVAMFRVEPSGLLTLIPPTTSNPISTGGTTPNGLAVGADGAHLYIANGGGTVATFLIGSNGLLTLVPAVGVSPNPVPSPAGGLTPVALATSPDGQFLYVANRVASISGGSVSAYTIVSESGTLVPVTQLLGNPFPAQSNPSAIAIRAPAP from the coding sequence ATGAAGCGATTACATCCGGCCTGGGTCCTCCCGTGTCTTTTCCTTGCATCTGGTTGTGGCGATGGCGGAGGGAGTGGTGGGGTTGGTGGACTACTAGGAGCAATCGGGGGCGGCGGTGGAGAAGAGCGAACGGCAGGTTCGATTGTCTACGTCACTAATAGTGGAGCGAATAGTGTATCCGGATACACCGTGAACCCAACGACCGGTGGGCTCGCAGCAATTTCCGGTTCGCCGTTCTCGGATATTCCGACTCCGTCGGCTATTGCCGTGTCGGCGAACGGGTTGTTCGTTTACATTGCCAGCAGCGACAAGAATACAGTGACGGCCTTCCGGGTAGGCACCAACGGCACGTTATTGTTCGGGGATTCGACTTCAGGGAACCCCAACTCCGTTTCCGTGGGTACGACCCCACGAGCCCTTGCCGTCTCAAAGGATTCTCAGTTTCTCTATGTTGCGAATAGTGGATCAAGTGATGTGTCGGTTTTTAAGATCGGCACGGCGGGGGGGCTGACCCTTGTTGCACAAACAGAGGGGCGTTCCAAGCCGGTCGGTGCTGGAGTGTCCTCACCGATTGCGCTAGCCATTACTCCGAATGGGCGGTTTCTCTATGTGGCCAACAGTACGTCTAATACGATTACGGCGTTTCAAGTCGATTCGTCCGGTCTGCTGACGCTTCTCCCACAGGCCGGGCCCAGTACAAATCCTATTTCATCGGGTGGGACTGGACTCACTGCGCTCGCGCTGTCCTCGAATGGGCAGTTTCTTTACGTGACCAACGGGACATCCAGCAACGTCGCAATGTTTCGTGTTGAACCATCCGGATTATTAACCCTCATTCCCCCGACCACTTCCAATCCCATTTCTACAGGCGGAACAACTCCGAACGGTCTAGCAGTGGGGGCGGATGGGGCTCACCTTTATATCGCCAACGGAGGCGGGACGGTAGCGACGTTTTTGATAGGCAGCAATGGCTTATTGACTCTTGTGCCTGCCGTAGGGGTATCCCCAAATCCTGTACCCTCGCCAGCAGGCGGGCTCACTCCTGTAGCGCTTGCAACTTCTCCGGACGGGCAGTTCCTATATGTAGCAAATCGTGTCGCCAGTATTTCAGGAGGTAGTGTCTCAGCCTATACGATTGTGTCCGAGTCAGGTACCCTGGTTCCCGTCACGCAACTTCTTGGCAATCCCTTTCCGGCACAGAGCAATCCTTCCGCTATTGCCATCCGTGCACCGGCCCCTTGA